A single region of the Pseudomonas granadensis genome encodes:
- a CDS encoding methyl-accepting chemotaxis protein: MYNSDQQASRTSSVAAAINQLGAAAQEIARNAAQASNQASDARGLAEDGQQVVERSIQAMNRLSSMLSASSSNIESLNSKTVNIGQILEVITSISQQTNLLALNAAIEAARAGEAGRGFAVVADEVRNLAHRTQESAQQVQTMIEELQVGARESVSTMSDSQRHSQDSVEIANLAGERLNSVTQRIGEIDGMNQSVATATEEQTAVVESINVDITEINTLNQEGVENLQATLRACSDLEQQAARLKQLVGSFRI; the protein is encoded by the coding sequence ATGTACAACTCCGATCAGCAAGCCTCGCGCACCAGCAGCGTGGCGGCAGCGATCAACCAGCTCGGCGCCGCCGCGCAGGAAATCGCCCGCAATGCCGCGCAGGCGTCGAATCAGGCCAGCGATGCGCGCGGTCTCGCCGAAGATGGCCAGCAAGTGGTCGAACGCAGCATTCAAGCAATGAACCGGCTGTCGAGCATGCTCAGTGCATCGAGCAGCAACATCGAGTCGCTGAACAGCAAAACCGTGAACATCGGGCAGATTCTCGAAGTGATCACCAGCATTTCCCAGCAGACCAACCTGCTGGCGCTCAACGCGGCAATTGAAGCGGCGCGCGCCGGCGAGGCTGGCCGTGGTTTCGCCGTGGTCGCCGATGAAGTGCGCAATCTGGCCCACCGCACCCAGGAATCGGCGCAGCAGGTGCAGACCATGATCGAGGAACTGCAAGTTGGCGCCCGTGAATCGGTGAGCACCATGAGTGACAGTCAACGCCACAGCCAGGACAGCGTCGAGATCGCCAATCTCGCCGGCGAGCGCTTGAACAGCGTGACCCAGCGCATCGGCGAAATCGACGGCATGAACCAGTCGGTGGCGACCGCGACCGAGGAGCAGACCGCCGTGGTCGAGTCGATCAACGTCGACATTACCGAGATCAACACGCTGAATCAGGAAGGCGTGGAAAACCTGCAGGCGACCTTGCGTGCCTGTTCGGACCTGGAGCAGCAGGCTGCGCGGCTGAAGCAGTTGGTGGGCAGCTTCAGGATCTGA
- a CDS encoding glycosyltransferase family 4 protein, which translates to MFYAPASGGVRTYLDAKHRRLTGRSGIRHSLLIPGARYGENDGVYSVPAPALPFGKGYRFPLRLAPWRNVLQDLQPDLIEVGDPYLTAWAALDARRQLDVPVIGFYHSDLPLLVGNRMGHWVTPNVEAYVTKLYGNFDRVLAPSQVMADKLTGLGVRNVYVQPLGVDLQTFHPGACERNLRAELGIAEDTRLLIFAGRGSKEKNLPVLLKCMKRLGPRYHLLLVGSSMPAIVPDNVSVIDEFCPPARVAQLMASADALVHAGDQETFGLVILEAMACGIPVVAVAAGAFEEIVDESCGLLCAPNNPQAMANAVRELFSRGCANLGRQARQHVEQHYAWDNVVDSLLSHYHAVLGHAIPKVANG; encoded by the coding sequence ATGTTCTACGCCCCGGCCAGCGGCGGCGTGCGGACTTATCTGGATGCCAAGCACCGTCGGTTGACGGGCAGATCCGGCATTCGCCACAGCCTGTTGATTCCCGGCGCCCGTTATGGCGAAAACGACGGCGTTTACAGCGTTCCGGCCCCGGCCCTGCCCTTCGGCAAGGGCTATCGCTTCCCGCTACGGCTGGCGCCATGGCGCAACGTCCTGCAGGATTTGCAGCCTGATCTGATCGAAGTCGGCGATCCGTACCTGACCGCTTGGGCGGCGCTGGATGCGCGGCGGCAGCTGGATGTGCCGGTGATCGGTTTTTATCACTCGGACCTGCCGTTGCTGGTCGGCAACCGCATGGGCCATTGGGTCACGCCGAATGTCGAGGCTTACGTAACCAAACTCTACGGCAACTTCGACCGTGTGTTGGCCCCCAGCCAAGTGATGGCGGACAAGCTCACCGGGCTGGGCGTGCGCAACGTCTACGTGCAGCCGCTGGGCGTTGATCTGCAGACCTTCCATCCCGGCGCGTGCGAGCGCAATCTGCGTGCGGAACTGGGCATCGCCGAGGACACACGCCTGCTGATTTTCGCCGGGCGCGGTTCCAAGGAGAAGAATCTGCCGGTGCTGCTCAAATGCATGAAGCGCCTCGGCCCGCGTTATCACTTGCTGCTGGTCGGTTCGTCGATGCCGGCCATCGTCCCGGACAATGTCAGCGTCATTGACGAGTTCTGCCCACCGGCGCGGGTAGCACAACTGATGGCCAGCGCCGACGCACTGGTGCATGCCGGTGACCAGGAAACCTTCGGTCTGGTGATTCTCGAAGCCATGGCCTGCGGCATTCCGGTGGTTGCCGTGGCCGCGGGAGCCTTCGAAGAAATCGTCGATGAATCCTGCGGCCTGCTCTGTGCGCCGAATAACCCGCAGGCAATGGCCAATGCCGTGCGCGAACTGTTCAGTCGCGGCTGCGCAAATCTTGGACGACAAGCGCGCCAGCACGTCGAGCAGCATTACGCCTGGGACAATGTGGTCGACAGTCTGCTCAGTCACTATCACGCCGTACTCGGCCACGCGATTCCCAAGGTGGCCAATGGCTGA
- a CDS encoding DUF2334 domain-containing protein, which yields MAESNNRRAVLLVLHDVAPETWADYQPFVEAVDAMCAVPMTWLVVPDFHRRNALDAHPTFGRLLDERLARGDELALHGYYHDDQEPNPTTPREWFMRRIYTHEGEFYRLSREAALSRLHAGLEVFQRHDWPVHGFVAPAWLMSDGTRQALRELPLQYTSDPQHIYQLPDFTAIDAPGLVWSARSAWRRGLSKVLSDQREQRWRQAPVIRLGLHPVDMRHPFSRNYWLQTLERLLADGREPLTKVNWLARQRMQMESAA from the coding sequence ATGGCTGAATCGAACAATCGCCGCGCCGTACTGCTGGTCTTGCATGACGTGGCGCCGGAAACCTGGGCGGATTATCAGCCGTTTGTCGAAGCGGTCGATGCCATGTGTGCAGTGCCGATGACGTGGCTGGTGGTACCGGATTTTCATCGGCGCAATGCCCTTGATGCTCACCCGACGTTTGGCCGCTTGCTTGACGAGCGGCTGGCACGGGGCGATGAACTGGCCCTGCACGGTTACTATCACGACGATCAGGAACCAAACCCGACGACACCGCGTGAGTGGTTCATGCGCCGTATCTACACCCACGAAGGCGAGTTTTATCGTTTGTCCCGAGAAGCCGCGCTCTCGCGCCTGCACGCCGGTCTGGAAGTGTTCCAGCGTCATGACTGGCCGGTGCACGGTTTCGTCGCCCCGGCGTGGCTGATGAGCGACGGTACGCGCCAGGCATTGCGTGAGTTGCCGTTGCAGTACACCAGCGATCCGCAGCATATTTATCAGTTGCCGGATTTCACCGCCATCGACGCACCGGGCCTGGTGTGGAGCGCGCGCAGTGCCTGGCGGCGTGGTTTGTCCAAAGTGCTCAGCGATCAACGCGAACAGCGCTGGCGTCAGGCGCCGGTGATTCGCCTGGGCCTGCACCCGGTGGACATGCGCCACCCCTTCTCTCGCAATTATTGGCTGCAAACCCTTGAACGCCTGCTGGCGGATGGACGCGAACCGCTGACCAAGGTCAACTGGCTCGCTCGACAACGTATGCAAATGGAAAGCGCCGCATGA
- a CDS encoding lysylphosphatidylglycerol synthase transmembrane domain-containing protein — MKRSLLLLIGLLVAVLIPVVLGGGETWARLQSFPLRWLLLMFGMILLCWGINTLRLRLLLGDQRGQVPPIKSLGVVMAAEFAYCATPGGSGGPLTIMALLARFGVRPARSSAVFAMDQLSDLLFFLCALSGILIYALFQHLSDRLEWLLMLSAVSLFGGLFSCVLIARYHRALIRLSGRLLAGMNVTARTRRRWARKLLHFLAAFTDTLKLPWQTLIKVFALTCVHWLLRYSVLYLALRGLGADLQWAWSFLIQMLSLGAGQFSLLPGGAGAAELTSAALLAPMVGKSTAAAAILIWRVVTYYFYLLIGGPVFVLMLGRPLLKKLMNVRQAS; from the coding sequence ATGAAACGCAGCCTGTTATTGCTGATCGGCCTGCTCGTCGCGGTGCTGATTCCAGTCGTGCTCGGCGGTGGCGAAACCTGGGCGCGCCTGCAAAGCTTCCCGCTGCGCTGGTTGCTGCTGATGTTCGGCATGATTCTGCTCTGCTGGGGCATCAACACCCTGCGTTTGCGCTTGTTGCTGGGCGACCAGCGTGGCCAGGTGCCGCCGATCAAGAGCCTCGGCGTGGTCATGGCTGCTGAATTCGCCTACTGCGCCACCCCCGGCGGCAGCGGCGGACCGTTGACCATCATGGCCTTGCTGGCGCGCTTCGGTGTACGCCCGGCGCGCAGCAGTGCGGTGTTTGCCATGGATCAGCTCAGCGATCTGCTGTTCTTTCTCTGTGCCCTGAGCGGCATCCTGATTTATGCGTTGTTCCAGCATCTGAGCGATCGTCTTGAGTGGCTGTTGATGCTCAGTGCAGTGTCGCTGTTTGGCGGGTTGTTCAGTTGTGTGCTGATCGCGCGTTATCACCGCGCATTGATTCGCCTCAGCGGGCGATTGCTGGCCGGCATGAACGTCACGGCGCGCACGCGGCGGCGCTGGGCGCGCAAGTTATTGCATTTTCTCGCCGCGTTCACCGACACCCTGAAGTTGCCTTGGCAAACCCTGATCAAGGTCTTCGCCCTGACTTGCGTGCACTGGCTGCTGCGCTACAGCGTGCTGTATCTGGCGCTGCGCGGGCTGGGCGCGGACTTGCAGTGGGCGTGGAGCTTTCTGATACAGATGCTTTCGCTGGGCGCCGGGCAGTTCAGCCTGCTGCCGGGTGGCGCCGGGGCGGCGGAGTTGACCTCGGCGGCGCTGCTGGCGCCGATGGTGGGCAAATCCACCGCAGCGGCAGCGATCCTGATCTGGCGGGTGGTGACGTATTACTTCTATCTGTTGATCGGTGGCCCGGTGTTCGTGTTGATGCTGGGCCGGCCGTTGCTGAAGAAGCTGATGAACGTCAGGCAGGCTTCTTAG
- the purU gene encoding formyltetrahydrofolate deformylase: protein MRTFRLVISCPDRVGIVAKVSNFLASHNGWITEASHHSDNQVGWFFMRHEIRADSLPFGIEELREKFAPIAEEFSMDWRITDTEQKKRVVLMASRESHCLADLLHRWHSDELDCEISCVISNHDDLRSMVEWHGIPYYHVPVNPQDKQPAFAEVSRLVKQHDAEVVVLARYMQILPPELCREYAHKVINIHHSFLPSFVGAKPYHQASLRGVKLIGATCHYVTEELDAGPIIEQDVVRVSHSDSIEDMVRFGRDVEKMVLARGLRYHLEDRVLVHGNKTVVF, encoded by the coding sequence ATGCGCACTTTTCGTCTGGTGATCTCTTGCCCGGACCGCGTTGGCATCGTTGCCAAAGTCAGTAATTTTCTGGCCTCTCATAACGGCTGGATCACCGAAGCGAGCCACCACTCCGACAATCAAGTGGGCTGGTTCTTCATGCGTCACGAAATTCGTGCCGACTCGCTGCCGTTCGGTATTGAAGAGTTGCGCGAGAAGTTTGCGCCGATCGCCGAAGAGTTCTCGATGGACTGGCGCATCACCGACACTGAGCAGAAAAAGCGCGTGGTGTTGATGGCCAGCCGTGAGTCCCACTGTCTGGCGGACTTGCTGCACCGCTGGCACAGCGACGAACTGGACTGCGAAATCTCCTGTGTGATTTCCAACCACGACGACCTGCGCAGCATGGTCGAGTGGCATGGCATTCCTTATTACCACGTCCCGGTCAATCCGCAGGACAAGCAGCCGGCGTTCGCCGAAGTGTCGCGGCTGGTCAAGCAGCACGACGCCGAAGTGGTGGTGCTGGCGCGCTACATGCAGATCCTGCCGCCCGAGTTGTGCCGCGAATACGCGCACAAGGTCATCAATATTCACCACAGCTTCCTGCCGTCGTTTGTCGGCGCCAAGCCGTATCACCAGGCCTCGCTGCGTGGCGTGAAACTGATCGGTGCGACTTGCCACTACGTCACCGAAGAGCTGGACGCCGGTCCGATCATTGAGCAGGACGTGGTGCGCGTCAGCCACAGCGACAGCATCGAAGACATGGTGCGTTTCGGCCGTGACGTCGAGAAGATGGTCCTGGCCCGCGGCCTGCGCTATCACCTCGAAGACCGCGTGCTGGTGCACGGCAACAAGACTGTGGTGTTCTGA
- the mvaT gene encoding histone-like nucleoid-structuring protein MvaT, giving the protein MSLINEYRATEEAIKELQARLKNLSQDDKLQAELEFEGKLRTLMGEYSKSLRDIIALLDPEAKTKAPRGGAVKTTGTKRARKVKQYKNPHNGEVIETKGGNHKTLKEWKAKWGGDVVEGWATLLG; this is encoded by the coding sequence ATGTCCCTGATCAACGAATATCGCGCCACCGAAGAAGCCATCAAAGAGCTGCAAGCTCGTTTGAAGAACCTGTCGCAAGACGACAAACTGCAAGCCGAGCTGGAATTCGAAGGCAAACTGCGCACCCTGATGGGCGAATACTCCAAATCCCTGCGCGACATCATCGCGCTGCTGGATCCGGAAGCAAAAACCAAGGCACCACGTGGCGGCGCAGTGAAAACTACCGGCACCAAGCGTGCACGCAAAGTTAAACAATACAAAAACCCGCACAACGGCGAAGTCATCGAAACCAAAGGTGGCAACCACAAGACTCTGAAAGAGTGGAAAGCCAAGTGGGGCGGTGACGTGGTTGAAGGCTGGGCTACCCTGCTGGGCTAA
- the sbcB gene encoding exodeoxyribonuclease I has translation MTSIFWYDYETTGINPRNDRPLQVAGIRTDHALNEIDEPVNLYCQPSDDILPHPAACAITGITPGQLAEKGLSEADFMTRVHAQLAAPGTCGAGYNTLRFDDEMTRYSLYRNFFDPYAREWQGGNSRWDLIDVVRAAYALRPDGLVWPTDDEGRVTLKLERLTAANQIDHGHAHEALSDVRATIALARLIREKQPKLYDWLFQLRSKQKIMDQIRLLQPLVHVSGRFSAARSYVGVVLPLAWHPKNRNALIVCDLHLDPQGLLDLDAQTLRQRLYTRRDELAEGELPVPLKLIHVNRCPVVAPLAVLRAEDQQRLGLDMALYLQRALRLTDAQQVWKDKVVEIYVAEDFTPSEDPEQQLYDGFIGDRDRRLCEQVRNADPAQLAQEQWPFDDERLPELLFRYRARNFAETLTGEEQQRWRIFCQQRLTLPEYGAPNTLQSFTEAAEQWAVNATPLQREVLNDWQNYVQALRKRLDL, from the coding sequence GTGACTTCCATCTTCTGGTACGACTACGAAACCACTGGCATCAATCCGCGCAACGATCGCCCGTTGCAGGTGGCCGGGATTCGCACGGACCACGCACTCAATGAAATCGACGAGCCGGTCAACCTCTATTGCCAGCCGAGCGACGACATCCTGCCGCATCCGGCGGCGTGCGCGATCACCGGCATCACGCCTGGCCAGCTTGCCGAAAAAGGTTTGAGCGAAGCCGATTTCATGACCCGCGTGCACGCGCAACTGGCGGCACCGGGCACCTGTGGCGCCGGCTACAACACCCTGCGTTTCGATGACGAAATGACCCGCTACAGCCTGTACCGCAATTTCTTCGACCCGTACGCTCGAGAATGGCAGGGAGGCAACAGCCGCTGGGACCTGATCGATGTGGTGCGCGCCGCCTATGCTTTACGCCCCGATGGCTTGGTCTGGCCGACCGACGACGAGGGGCGGGTGACGCTCAAGCTCGAACGCCTGACCGCCGCCAACCAGATCGATCACGGCCATGCTCACGAAGCCTTGTCGGACGTGCGCGCGACCATTGCGCTGGCCAGGCTAATTCGCGAAAAACAACCGAAACTCTATGACTGGCTGTTCCAGTTGCGCAGCAAACAGAAAATCATGGACCAGATTCGCCTGCTGCAACCGCTGGTGCATGTTTCCGGGCGGTTCTCGGCGGCGCGCAGTTATGTCGGTGTGGTGCTGCCTCTGGCCTGGCACCCGAAAAACCGCAACGCCCTGATCGTCTGCGATTTGCATCTCGACCCGCAGGGATTGCTGGATCTGGATGCGCAAACCCTGCGTCAGCGTTTGTACACACGCCGTGACGAGCTGGCAGAGGGCGAGCTGCCAGTGCCGCTCAAGCTCATTCATGTCAACCGTTGCCCGGTGGTGGCCCCGCTTGCAGTGTTGCGTGCGGAAGATCAGCAGCGTCTGGGCCTGGACATGGCTTTGTATCTACAGCGCGCACTGCGGCTAACTGACGCACAACAAGTCTGGAAAGATAAAGTTGTCGAGATTTATGTCGCTGAAGATTTCACTCCCAGCGAAGATCCGGAACAACAGTTGTACGACGGATTTATCGGTGATCGCGACCGGCGCCTGTGCGAGCAAGTGCGAAATGCCGACCCGGCTCAACTGGCACAAGAGCAATGGCCGTTCGATGATGAACGTTTACCTGAATTGCTCTTTCGATATCGCGCACGCAACTTTGCCGAGACCCTGACGGGCGAAGAGCAACAGCGCTGGCGAATATTTTGCCAGCAGCGTTTGACCCTGCCTGAATACGGCGCGCCGAATACCTTGCAATCTTTTACCGAGGCCGCCGAGCAGTGGGCAGTTAATGCCACACCGTTGCAGAGAGAGGTACTCAATGACTGGCAAAATTATGTCCAGGCATTGCGCAAACGTTTGGATCTTTGA
- a CDS encoding RDD family protein, producing MLEPTAPPRKAPLAPPLDTRHQVETPEGIDLPLRPAGLPVRAVAFAIDLALRGVIMGVLFIALAFLGKLGIGLGSLLLFAISWWYMVLFEVLRQGRSPGKQWVGLRVVHDDGTPVGWSASLLRNLLRFVDLLPFGYFLGTLSCLHHPTFKRLGDIAAGTLVVYSERPLTRPQLPEAEPRRTPVPLNLKEQRAVLSFAERQNDLSPARVNELAALLAQPLRISAPKAVAELNGIARGLLGPT from the coding sequence ATGCTCGAGCCCACAGCACCGCCAAGGAAAGCACCGCTGGCCCCACCGCTGGATACGCGGCATCAGGTCGAAACGCCGGAGGGTATCGACCTGCCCTTGCGCCCGGCCGGGTTGCCGGTGCGCGCGGTGGCCTTCGCCATTGATCTGGCTTTGCGCGGGGTGATCATGGGCGTGTTGTTCATCGCATTGGCGTTTCTCGGCAAGCTCGGCATAGGCCTCGGTTCGCTGCTGCTGTTTGCGATCAGTTGGTGGTACATGGTGCTGTTCGAAGTGCTGCGACAAGGCCGCTCTCCCGGCAAGCAATGGGTGGGCCTGCGCGTGGTGCACGACGACGGCACACCGGTGGGCTGGTCGGCCTCGCTGCTGCGCAATCTGCTGCGCTTTGTCGATCTGCTGCCGTTCGGTTATTTCCTCGGCACCTTGAGTTGCCTGCATCACCCCACTTTCAAACGCCTCGGCGATATCGCCGCCGGCACGCTGGTGGTTTACAGCGAACGCCCACTGACCCGGCCGCAACTGCCCGAAGCCGAACCGCGGCGCACACCCGTACCGCTGAATCTCAAGGAACAACGCGCGGTGTTGTCCTTTGCCGAACGCCAGAACGATCTGTCGCCGGCGCGGGTCAACGAACTTGCCGCACTATTGGCGCAGCCACTGCGTATTTCCGCCCCCAAAGCCGTCGCCGAACTCAACGGCATCGCCCGTGGCTTGTTGGGCCCGACATGA
- a CDS encoding stage II sporulation protein M, whose protein sequence is MKQSLFENRHKGEWERFAMALERLEHGKDTTQVSGFPRAYRRLCQHLALAQERGYSSFLIDSLQQQVLRGHQQLYRHRSHLGANLLSFVLADFPRLVRAEWRFVLAAGLLFFGSLIAVGVLVYAFPELIYSLIPADQVREMQGMYDPVAGHLGRPVERAASEDWVMFGYYVMHNIGIAFQTFASGLFLGVGSAFFLFYNGMVIGAVAGHLSDIGYGQTFWSFVIAHGAFELTAIALAGAAGLRLGWALIAPGRLSRGEALQRAARKSVLLVCGVMLFLLIAAFIEAYWSSKTSVTPSTKYLVGAGLWALVAIYLLFAGRTRHAPE, encoded by the coding sequence ATGAAGCAAAGCCTTTTCGAAAACCGCCACAAGGGCGAGTGGGAGCGTTTTGCCATGGCACTCGAACGCCTCGAGCATGGCAAGGACACCACGCAAGTCAGCGGTTTCCCCAGGGCCTACCGCAGGCTTTGCCAACATTTGGCGCTGGCGCAAGAGCGCGGCTACAGCAGCTTTCTCATCGACTCGTTGCAGCAGCAAGTCCTGCGCGGGCATCAACAGCTCTACCGCCATCGCAGCCATCTCGGCGCCAATCTGCTGAGCTTTGTCCTTGCCGATTTTCCGCGACTGGTGCGTGCAGAATGGCGCTTCGTACTGGCTGCCGGCCTGCTGTTTTTCGGCAGTCTGATCGCCGTCGGTGTGCTGGTTTATGCGTTTCCAGAGTTGATCTACAGCCTGATTCCCGCCGATCAGGTGCGCGAAATGCAAGGCATGTACGATCCGGTCGCCGGTCACCTCGGCCGCCCCGTGGAACGCGCGGCCAGCGAAGACTGGGTGATGTTCGGTTATTACGTGATGCACAACATCGGCATTGCCTTTCAGACCTTCGCCAGCGGTCTGTTTCTCGGCGTGGGGAGTGCGTTTTTCCTCTTCTATAATGGCATGGTCATCGGGGCGGTGGCCGGGCACCTGAGCGACATCGGTTACGGCCAGACCTTCTGGTCGTTCGTCATCGCCCACGGTGCTTTCGAACTCACCGCCATTGCCCTGGCTGGCGCGGCGGGCCTGCGACTCGGCTGGGCCTTGATCGCCCCTGGGCGCCTGAGTCGCGGCGAAGCGCTGCAACGCGCGGCGCGCAAAAGCGTGTTGTTGGTGTGCGGCGTGATGCTGTTCCTGTTGATCGCAGCCTTCATCGAAGCCTATTGGTCTTCTAAAACCAGCGTCACGCCGTCGACCAAATATCTGGTCGGTGCCGGGCTGTGGGCATTGGTCGCGATCTACCTGTTGTTTGCCGGAAGGACACGCCATGCGCCTGAGTGA
- a CDS encoding DUF4129 domain-containing protein: MRLSDATVEIRPRPTWEAMDLGVLMSQQHRRLLMTSWAIITLPLFVLLSLLLWDSPSLAVFIFWWLKPAYERLPLYILSKALFGETPTLRQALREWPRLLKPQLLASLTWRRLSLSRSFLLPVLQLEGLDGSARQQRLQVLLQRNAGAAQWLTIIGMHLETALWIGLMVLFYLLLPQQIETDWDWQALILAADHQWRWLEHLTNAFYALILVVWGPVYVACGFSLYLNRRTQLEAWDIELVFRRLRQRLSHSVLGLLLAVCLVLPNVPPVWAAAPDDDPQAPRLLNQPLTSQASQESIKTLLEQPPFKHKESVTRYRFGNDPAAPAKGSEFGEAPQWLKTLLGWLDGQHLNGLAKLIEVLLWATVIALISWLVWRYRDFLQAFVSHRPRLPARPKRTVPQQAFGLDVHRDSLPDDIAASAEQLWHSQPRAALSLLYRGLLSHLLHDFDLQLKAADTENQVLAQVEQLQRPQLLAFSRSLTAHWQNMAYGHRVPTASARQELCDGWRALFGKETAR; this comes from the coding sequence ATGCGCCTGAGTGACGCCACCGTTGAAATCCGCCCTCGCCCCACGTGGGAAGCCATGGACCTGGGCGTGCTCATGAGTCAGCAGCATCGGCGTTTGCTGATGACCAGTTGGGCGATCATCACGTTGCCGCTGTTCGTCCTGCTCAGCCTGTTGCTGTGGGATTCGCCATCGCTGGCAGTGTTCATCTTCTGGTGGCTGAAGCCCGCCTACGAAAGATTGCCGCTGTACATCCTTTCCAAAGCGCTGTTCGGCGAAACGCCGACGCTGCGCCAGGCGTTGCGTGAATGGCCGCGCCTGCTCAAGCCGCAACTGCTGGCCAGCCTGACCTGGCGTCGACTGAGTCTGAGCCGCAGTTTCCTGCTGCCGGTGCTGCAACTCGAAGGCCTCGACGGCAGCGCCCGCCAACAACGCCTGCAAGTGCTGCTGCAACGCAACGCCGGCGCCGCGCAATGGCTGACGATCATTGGCATGCATCTGGAAACGGCGTTGTGGATCGGCCTGATGGTGCTGTTCTATCTGTTGCTGCCGCAGCAGATAGAAACCGATTGGGACTGGCAGGCGCTGATCCTTGCAGCGGATCATCAATGGCGCTGGCTGGAACACCTGACCAATGCATTCTATGCACTGATACTGGTGGTGTGGGGGCCGGTGTATGTCGCGTGCGGCTTCAGCCTGTACCTGAACCGGCGCACGCAACTGGAGGCGTGGGATATCGAACTGGTATTTCGCCGCCTGCGTCAGCGGCTGAGCCATTCGGTGTTGGGGCTGTTGTTGGCGGTGTGTCTGGTATTGCCGAATGTGCCGCCAGTCTGGGCTGCCGCGCCGGATGACGATCCGCAGGCTCCACGCCTGTTGAATCAGCCGCTGACCAGTCAGGCCTCGCAAGAAAGCATCAAGACATTACTCGAACAACCGCCGTTCAAGCACAAGGAATCCGTCACCCGCTATCGCTTCGGCAACGACCCGGCGGCACCGGCCAAAGGCTCGGAATTCGGCGAGGCACCGCAGTGGCTGAAAACCCTGCTGGGCTGGCTCGACGGGCAGCACCTTAATGGTTTGGCAAAACTCATTGAGGTGTTGTTATGGGCCACGGTCATTGCGCTGATCAGTTGGCTGGTCTGGCGCTATCGCGACTTTCTGCAAGCTTTCGTCAGCCATCGCCCGCGCCTGCCAGCCAGGCCCAAACGCACAGTGCCACAGCAGGCCTTCGGTCTGGATGTGCACCGCGACAGTCTGCCCGACGATATCGCCGCCAGCGCCGAACAACTCTGGCACAGCCAACCGCGCGCCGCGTTGAGCCTGCTTTATCGCGGCTTGCTCAGTCATTTGCTACACGACTTTGATCTGCAACTGAAAGCCGCCGACACCGAAAATCAGGTACTGGCGCAAGTCGAGCAATTGCAGCGTCCGCAATTGCTCGCCTTCAGCCGCAGCCTGACTGCTCACTGGCAGAACATGGCTTACGGACATCGGGTGCCGACAGCGTCTGCGCGGCAGG